From the genome of Nitrospira sp. CR1.1:
TCTCGCTGGGAACCGTGTGGCAGTCATGGTTGTCGGACCAGCTTGCGCTGCAAGGCACGCTGCTGGGCGGGGCAGGCTATGGGGCAGCCGGAAGCATCCAGCGCACGGAAGCACGGGATTACCACTACGGGACGACGCCGCAGGCCTTGATCGCGCTCCGGCTCATTTATGCCAATCGCGCCATGTTGGACATCACGGGACGGGAATATTATGTCAGTGACTTTCTCTCGCCCGAACGGCACGGGCAGGAAAATATCATCCGCGCGGAGTCTTCCCTTACGCTTCGGGTCTTCGACCGGCACGGCGTGGCGCTTCGCTACACCGTCTCCCACCGGGATGCCCAGTATCCGAGCGTAGAATTCCGCAACCAGACGGTCTCCGCCGTCAGCCTGATGTATGTCATCTTAGGTGATTCCGGCTTCGGCGCAGTCGAGTGGCGTTGAGAGGCGAACGATGACGCGCCTCTCCAGATCTGCGACCGGGAACGCCGCCGGCGTGAGCGAAGAGATTTGTGACGGCATCCTGTTGGAGTAGCCCTACGAGTACAGCAACAACCTGAATACCACGCAGGCTGTTCAGAAAGGCCGTCCAGCAAGGCCGCAGGAAGCACGCTGACTGAGGAGGTACATACCAAACTTTGTTTGACCCGTTCGCCCTCACAGATACTCTTGGCGAACGGATACACCCACAAGTAGTTCTGTTTTACCCATCTGTACGTCGCAAGGAGGCGTGCGACCGAGAACGCCGCGGGCGGCCTTTCTCAACAGCCTGCTACGAGATGCCGTGCTGTTCGCGGCCGATGCGCCCGTCGTAGCGATTCGTGGATTTGAACAGTTCGTACCGCCCGTCCATTGCGAACATGGCTACTCTGGCGCGCAGGCCTTCCATTTCAGCCACAGTCATGGGCGTGAAGCGGCGCGCGATGTCGAGATTCTGTTTCAGGACCTGCGGCGAGTCGATCCCGCTCACTAACGAGGCGATCGGCAAACTCAGCACATACCGGATCGCTTCCTCGGGCCGGACAATGCCCTGCTTGATCGGCTCGGCATTGCCGGTCAGACTCTTCATCCCCAACGGGGCGATCCCGCGTTGGTTCAGCACCGGCAGCACCTCCCGCTCGAAACTGCGATAGGTCCCGTCGAAGACGTTCAACGGCATCTGGCACGTGTCGAACGGAAAGTCGCGCGACAGCATCTTGAGATGGATACCGGGATGTTTGTGCCCGGTGAATCCGATAAACCGCACCTTTCCCTGCCGCTTCGCCTCCAACAAGGCTTCCGCTCCGCCGTTCGGGGCAAAGTGCCGATCGGGATCGTCATCGTAGACCACTTCGTGGATCTGCCAGAGATCGAGATAATCGGTTTTTAATCGGCGGAGCGAGTCGTCCAGCTGCTGAAGCGCCACCTTCTTGTCGCGCCCATGCGAGCAGACCTTCGTCATGAGCGCCACCTGCTGCCGTTTTCCCTGCAGCGCCTTGCCCATCAGCTCTTCGGATCGCCCGCCGTTGTACTCCCAGGCATTGTCGAAAAAATTCATCCCCGCATCGATGGCCGCGTGTACCAAGCGAATGGCTTCCCCATCATCCGGGATGCGGCCCCAATGCGCGCCGCCGAAACAGAGGACCGACACCTGCAAGCCGGTTTTTCCCAACGCGCGCCGGGGGAGCTCGCCAGATGAGTTGCCCGTGACGGGAACGTCTGCCGCAAGCGCTTCGACCACACGCCCCGGCCCCCCGAGCGCCATAAGCGATCCGGCGACACTCAGTCCTTTCAAGAGCTGCCGGCGATCGAGCGGGAGGGACCAGATTCTGTTCACGGGGATTTTTGGTGTCATGGATCACCTGCCTGGTGAGGGTGAATTCGCGGCGACAAATTTTTGATACCTCATCATGTGCGGGCCCTGGCAGCGGCGACAAGCGAACCCCGATCGAAGGTGAGCAAGTCGCCAATGCGATCGATGCTCAGATCGGCGGCAGGAAATGTCCGTATCACCTCGGGATCATTTGCATAATGCCCCTGGCGAGGAAAGACCGTCGTCACCCGCCGGCCCCAATACGCCTTCACGGCCGTGAGAATACGCAACTTGTCATCGATCAACACATAGTGATCGGCGGGATACCGCTGCTCGACGTCGTCCAGTTCTCGCTCTTTGTGAATATAGACGAGGACATGCCCCTCGACGGCTTCAAAGAGGCCTGAGCGGTCGATCTTGCGCGGCTGGAACACCACATCACCATCGGAAAGGATCACGGCCTGCGCCCACTGCGACATCTGGCGAATCACGTCATGGGCCTGCGGAAACACCCGCTCGGCAAAGGGATAATTCAGCAGAAAGCGGGAAAGGGTCAACAGATGGGGATCGCGGGGATACTCCTGGCGATAGCGCTGCAGCGCGCCCAGATAATCCACATAGCCCAGCGTTTCCCGCAATTCTTCAAAAATCGCCCAGTACTGCCGCTCTCCCCTGGCGCCGATTTCTTCATCCAGGTGTTGCGTGAGGTCGGTCGTAATCCGGTCGTTGTCTACCAAGGTATTATCGACATCGAACAACGCGACCACTGTAGGATCTGCCATGTCTTATCGCTTTCCGCTCCACTTCCAGGTGCTGATCTCGGGCATGTCGGTGCCATGGAGCTTGACGTATTGCTTGTGTTGCATGCGTTTATCCCGCATCTCCTGCTTGAGATACGCAGCCCGCGCGCCGAGTTGCGGGACGCGGTCCACGACGTCGGCCACGAGATGGAACCGGTCCAGGTCATTGAGAACGACCATATCAAATGGCGTCGTCGTCGTGCCTTCTTCTTTGTAGCCTCGCACGTGCAAGTTGTGATGATTCGTCCGACGATACGTCAGGCGGTGGATTAACCAGGGATACCCGTGAAAGGCAAACATGATCGGCTTATCAGTGGTGAACAACGCGTCGAACTCCTTGTCGGACATCCCGTGCGGATGCTCACTCGCCGGCTGCAGCTTCATGAGATCGACCACATTGATGACACGCACCTTTAAATCGGGTTGAGCCACGCGCAGAATTTCCACCGCCGCCAAGGTCTCCATGGTTGGCACATCGCCGCAACAGGCCATCACGACATCGGGTTCGCTGCCGCGGTCGTTACTGGCCCATTCCCAGATGCCGATGCCGGCGGTGCAATGGAGGATGGCGGACTCCATGTCGAGCCATTGCGGCGCCGGTTGTTTGCCCGCGATGACTACATTCACGTAGTTGCGGCTGCGCAGGCAGTGATCGGTCACCGACAACAGCGTGTTGGCATCGGGCGGCAGGTACACGCGAATCACTTCCGCCTTCTTATTGACCACATGGTCGATGAACCCGGGGTCCTGGTGGCTGAACCCGTTGTGGTCTTGCCGCCACACGTGGGATGTCAGCAGATAATTGAGCGAGGCAATCGGCCGCCGCCAGGCAATCTCGCGCGAGGCCTTCAACCACTTGGCATGCTGGTTGAACATGGAATCGACGATGTGAATAAACGCCTCGTAGCAGTTCATGAACCCGTGACGTCCGGTCAGCAGATACCCTTCGAGCCAGCCCTGACAGAGGTGCTCGCTTAAGATCTCCATGACGCGTCCGTCATGGGCCACATGTTCGTCGGTCGGGAGCACTTCCTCCGTCGAACACCGGTCGGTGACTTCGAACACGGCGCCCCACCGGTTGGATGCCGTCTCGTCCGGCCCGAAGACCCGGAAGTTGTGTGTATTCGTTTTCAACACATCGCGAAGAAACAGGCCCTGCACCCTCGTGGCTTCGGCTATGTCTCCCCCCGGTTTGACCACCGGCACGGCGTACTGACGGAAATCAGGCATGTGCAAATCGCGCAGGAGGCTGCCGCCATTCGCGCAGGCAATGGCGCCCATGCGCCGCTCACCGGCCGGCGCCAGCGAAGCAAGCTCGGGCACAAGTCTCCCTGCGTCGTCAAACAGTTCTTCGGGCTTGTAACTCTTCAGCCAGCCCTCCAACAACTCGACATGCCCGGGCTTATCCATCTCGGCCATCGGCACCTGGTGGGAACGGAAGGTTCCTTCCGTCAACTTGCCGTCCACCTCTTTCGGGCCGGTCCAGCCCTTCGGCGAGCGCAACACGATCATGGGCCAGCGCGGCCGCGTCGTGAATCCCTTCGTGCGCGCATCGTGTTGTATGCGCCGGATCATAACCACGATTTCGTCCAGCGTGGAGGCCATCAATTGATGCATGGTTTCAGGATCATCGCCTTCGACAAAAAACGGCTGATGGCCATACCCGATCAGCAGCGATTCGAGTTCATCCGGCGGCATGCGGGCGAGCACGGTCGGGCCGGCAATCTTGTAGCCGTTCAGATGCAAAATCGGCAGCACGGCTCCGTCCCGCACGGGGTTCAAAAACTTATTGCCATGCCAACTGCCCGCCAGCGGACCGGTTTCCGCTTCTCCGTCGCCGATGACACAGGCCACCAGCAGCTCAGGATGGTCGAAGGCCGCCCCATAGGCATGGGCCAGAGAATAGCCCAACTCCCCCCCCTCGTGGATGGAGCCGGGGGTTTCCGGCGCCACATGGCTCGGAATGCCGCCGGGAAAAGAAAACTGCTTGAACAGACGCTGCAGCCCCGCCTCATCCTGGGAGATGTTTGGATAGACTTCGCTGTAGGTCCCTTCGAGGTACACATTCGCGACCAGCCCGGGACCGCCGTGACCAGGTCCGGCGACGTAGAGCACCGGGAGATCCTGCGCCTTGATGATGCGGTTGAGATGGGCGTAGATAAAATTCAACCCCGGCGTCGTTCCCCAATGGCCAAGCAGGCGCGGCTTGATATGTTCCCGCCTCAGTGGCTGCTTGAGCAGCGGGTTGGCATACAAATAGATCTGCCCGACGGAAAGATAATTGGCCGCTCGCCAGTAGGCGTGGATCCGTTGAAGCATCTCGGGGCTCAGCGGCTGATTCGCACGGGTCGTCTCTTTCATGAAGTCCCTCTTTCAGATGTACGCGTCCCTTGCCGCCTCCTGCCGAAACGATGACGCGACGGGTTCATTTCGTTCCACGGTTGACGGGCAGGGCCAATAGCCGACAGACCGATTGCGCGATGTGGCGCTCTTCATCCGTCTGGATCACGCGCACCGTCACCCGGCTGCCCGGCCGGGAGATGACCGCGTCATGGGCCTCGTTGCGCGCCTGATCCAACTCAATGCCGAGAAATGCCAGGCCGTCACACATCCGCGCCCGCACGACGGATGAATGTTCGCCGATGCCGCCGCTGAAGACCAGCTGATCGACGCCACCGAGGGCCGCCGCGTAGGCGCCGATCCACTTTTTCCCCTGATAACAAAATACCGCTACCGCCTCTGCGGCGCGCGTATCGCGGCCTTCCTGCGCGAGCAAGTCCCGTAAGTCGGAACTGAGCTCGGATAATCCCAGCAGGCCCGACTGCGCATGGACCATATGATGAAACTGATCCGCCGTCATGCCCTCGGTTTGAGCGAGGTAGGACACCAGACCAGGGTCCAGGTCGCCGGATCTCGTGCTCATGGGCAGCCCGGAGGCCGGGGTGAAACCCATCGTCGTATCAATGCTCACGCCCTCTCGCACTGCGGCGAGACTGGCCCCGTTTCCCAAATGGGCCAGGATCACCTTGCCGCGCGCGGCCTCACGGCCGGCCACCCGTTCCAGCTCTTCTAACAAGTAGGCGTAGGACAGGCCATGAAATCCATATCGCCTGATGCCCTGTTTTTCGTACCGGCGGGGAATCGCCATGAGACGAGCGACCGGCGGCAGATGTTGATGGAATCCGGTATCAAAACAGGCGACTTGCGGGATGGCCGGGTATTGAATGTCCAGGGCGTCGATCAGGGTGAGTTCCGCCGGAAGATGCTCGGGATCGTAGGGACTGAGCCGATGCAACTCTTCTCTCACTGCCTTCGAGATCACCTCCGGATTCGTATAGCGGCTGCCTCCATGGACGACTCGATGGCCGATGGCTTGTAGTGACAATCCCCGGCCGCTCTGCCCGAGTTGATCAATGAGGACCTGCACGGCTGCCGCATGGTTCGGGATCTGCGCGACACGCCGTTGGTCCTGCCCGGTCTCGCCATCGGTGAACGTCACGATGCCGTCCGGAAGCCCGATGCGCTCGATCCGCCCCGCTGCCGCCCGGACGGGCGAACCTCCCACATGAAACAACGCCCATTTGACGCTCGACGATCCGGCGTTCGCGACCAGCACGGCTGGGACTTCACGATCGGCTTGGGGCATGACGTCCTTTCTCTGCTCTCACCATAAATCGCCCGTACGATCAGCGCAACCGGAAAATCCCTCAACCGCCGCTCTAGCAGGCTGCGGAAAACCTCATTTTTTGCACGCTACGCCGCGATCAGCTCACGTGGCATGTTGGTATCAGGATAGTCGGCAGGATGCGCAACAAGGCCATCCAGCAAGGCCGCAGCGAGTGAAGCGGCGAATCGTACTCGTGTCGTACGTTGAGCCGCTGAACGAGGCGAGAACGCCGCTGGTGGACTTTTTCCGCATCCTGCTAGGTCTACTGCGCGGAGCCGCTTTAGGGGAAATGCTAGTTCCGCGCGAATCGGGTATGCGTTATGGTATCGGATGATTTTGCTGGTACTGCGGTTCATCCTGCTCGTCCTTCCCTGCACCACGGCGTGCTTTGTGGCTGCGGCCCCACCCGCCGAGTCTGCCCTGCTGGGCGGCACGATTGTATCCATCGACCAGGAGGCCCTGACGCTTACCATTCTCCTTCCCACGGGAGAATCACGCGCCCTCCCCGTTCGCGACGTTCGCCTGCTGCATGGCCTCAGCGTTGGCGACCATGTCACATTTGAACTCAATGACGAGCATACGTTGATCAAGATCGCCAAGCTGCCGACAGACCCCGCCAACTGACCTCGCCGCCCGCGATTCTTGTATAATGCCCGCCTGCAGCACCGTGTTCCACGACGTGCTCCACACTGACTCAACGGGAGGCCGCATGACACCGGGCACCAATCGCATGGTCGTTCTGACGATGTTTTCCTTCGCTTCATGGTGGGCTTCTGTTCCCTTAAACGCCTGGCCTGCTGAACCGACGGGAGACCCTGGCACAGGACTCGCCCTGGAACAGATCATCGAACGCTACATCCGTACCCATCCTGAAGTCATCGAACAATCCTTGCAGGCATTGGAAAACACACGGGCGGCCGAGGAGCAACAACGGCAGAAAGCCGCCATCGCCACCCACCAGCAGGAGTTACTCAACGATCCGGACTCCCCGATCAGCGGAAACCGGACTGGTGACATCACCGTCGTGGAGTTTTTCGATTATCGCTGCGGGTATTGCAAACGAGCGGCGTCCGCGCTGACCGAGCTACAACAACGGGATACCGGCATCCGTGTCGTGTATAAAGACTTTCCGATTCTCGGCGAGACGTCCGAACTGGCCGCCAAAGCCGCGTTGGCCTCACATCGACAGGGGAAACACCAGGCTTTTCATGAGGCACTGCTGGCAATGAAGGATGATCTCACGAAAGAACACCTGTTTCGGATTGCCCAGACGGTAGGCCTGGATGTGAGTCGGCTCGAGGCGGATATCAACAGGCCGGAGTGGCAAACGGTGATCGATCGCAACCGCAGCCTCGCAAAGACCCTCGGCATCACCGGCACCCCAGCGTTTATCGTCGGCACCGAGTTGGTACCAGGGGCCATGGATTTGAAGATGCTGCAGAGCCTGGTGGCCCAGGTACGCGGGAGATAACGGACCACCGTTCACGCACGGCCCGACAGCATGGCTGCCGCAATGCTCTCAGCCCGTGGGCACAGGACTCCGACATTCCATTTGTGCAAAAACACAACTGCGGGAGAGCCCCCGTGGGCTCTCCCGCAGTCTGGTGATTAGGACCGGCACTGCATCCATACGGCGGCCCCCCGTGAAGAGAGGCCGCCGCCCTCACCCTATTGGATGGGGTTCGACATGCGGGAGACAATGGGATCTCCCGCCTCTGACCCCGCCCGCTTGATCGAAGGCGCCTGCTGGCTCAACGGGAGGATTCGCTGGTCATCGGTGGGCAACACCTTCAACAGACCCCATTGACCCGATTGGGCATAGGGCAATCGCTGATTGCTCCAGACATAATCACCCGGCAGACGGAAACTTCCACCTGCGGCAGGGATAAAGGCATCCAGCGTTTCCGACGCTGAGAACTCCACGACGCTGATTTGGTCGGCGCCGCGCATGAAGGGCTCAATCGGCCATTCATGTTTCTCCACACTGAACATGCCGTTCTGCTCATTGCTCGCGCCGAACACATGGATGCGCACGGGATCTCCCGCATGCGCTTCGATGAGCGGCGTGGCGATGCTCTCCGGCTTGTCCACCGAACAGGGCTGGAACACCCTGCCGAGAGTACAACCGGTCGATTCACGGAATTTATAGGGCTCCGAACGGTAATTGACGGCCGTCAGTCCCGCCGTGTTTTGCACGTAGGGCATGAAGCTCGTCCCAATGATGTTGTCTTCGTCTTGGAAGAACAGGGCCACATCGCGGTAGTTCTGGCGATGTTCATAGCCCTGAATCGTCCGATCCACAATCACATCGGCGACCCAGCTGTTCTTCGTGGAAATATCCGCACCGGTCTTCGGATCGCGATAGGTCGCCCCCTTGGGCCCGATCACAATACCGCCGTACAGTCCGTTGCGGGGATTGGTCATGACATTCCCCCAATCCCACACCAGGGACGCGGTCTCTCCAATGAACGGATCGGCATAGTAGGTATAGACGCGGCTCTCACCCGGAGCGACGGTCTGCTCGCCAGGATTGTGACCGACGTTCGCGCCCAGGGAATCCTTCGGGTCAAACGCCAGGCCCAGCGCCGAGAACGACGCCCGGCCCTGCTTCATCTTATTGCTCAGCTTCACCTTCAAACAGTCCCCGACGTTCGCGCGCAACGTCAGCGGCATCGGCTGGAGGCCGGATGCCACCGTCGCGACATCCTCATCCAAGACGTAAATCTTGGCCTCGGGGTTGACCATCTGGATGGTCCGCTCGAAATCGACCTCGATGGAATCCGGGGCCTTCGGGTTCAACTTCATCGACGGGAAATCGATCGCCGACACATTGAAACTCTTCACCGGCGCATCGGCAGGACACACCGCCGGGGCCTTCGGAATTTCGTTCCGGCCGCTATACCCGGCAGGCAACTTCTGCAGATCCGCCACGTCCTTATCGAGGACGCGCAAGATACCCCAGGCGCCTTCCGAGAATTTTGACGAACGACCGTTGAAATGGATGTAGTCGCCCGCCTGCAGTCGCGGTCCACCGGCTTGCGGAACGACGAGGTCGTATCGTTCTGCAATACCGACATGGATGGAATTCTTCCGGTTCGCATCGCCGGCATACCGCTCTGTCAGATAGGTATGACCGGACAGCGTCCAGACCATGCTTTCATTGGTCATGGTCTGCAGCAACCGGAACACGACCGTGTCACCCAGGTAGGCTCGCACCATCGGGGTGTACGGATCGCCGTGCACGGTGCTGCTGAAGAGCTTCGAGGGATCCGGATTCGCCTTCAGGCGTCCGCTGATCGGCTCCGCCCTGAAGTTGAGACTGCCGCCCGTCGTATGGGTACCGCCGTTCAGGAACGGCATCGGCGTCATCTTGATATGGTCAGGAATCGGGAATGAAATGGTCTTCCCCGCTTCCAGGGCAACTTCCACCGGCTGGCCGGGAGGATTGCCCGCCGTCACTATGTTGATCGTGTGCGGCACACTGTCATTCAACTGCACCAGCAATTCACGGAAGCTGCCGTTCACCCCGTAGCCCACAGGCTCGGCGGTGCGGATGTCGGCCAACGGACCGCTCCGGATCGGCGCTCCGGTCTTCGGATTGTGATACGTCGATCCGACCGGCTCAACGATCATCGTCCCGAATCCACCGTGGCCCCAGGTGATCCGGCCCAACGCATGGTCGTGCCAGAACACCGTGCCCACATCGGAATCCACCCAGAAACGCTGCCGGACAAATTCCACCGTCACGATATCCTTCACAGGATGATCGTGTTTCAACGGCCGCACGAGGGTGATCTCGTTGCCCTTGATCGACTGGATCCGCCCGACTTCGTTCCCGCCGACGTTATCCGCGCCGATCAGGATCTCAATGCCCGGATGGTATTGCGCGGCGTTCTTGAGCGTGATCACCCGATCGCCCTTCTTCCCCGCCTTCGTGAAGATCGTGTTCAACGGCAACGGCAATCCCTTGTCTGTCTTTTTTTCCAGCATGGTGAACGGGCGCACCGACTGTTCGTTCGAGAACCCGGTGATCACGCCGTCGGACGACTGGTTGTCGAACTGCAGGAAGTGCCAATGGGTGTTGACCTTCGAGGCGTGGAAATTCCCGAAGTCATCGTCATCCCACTCGCTGGTCAACATCCAATCGACGCAGTCATAAATGTTCGACCGCACGACCAACGGGAATCGCAGGTCGTTATTCTTCCGAATGGCTGCTTCCTCTTCATGCAAGACATAGATCAACCCGCCTTCATCCATGATGGCCGGCGTGTCGCCTTGTTTGTCGGCGAGCATCATCGGCGTATGGATAAAGTGCACGTTGTATTTCTTCGAGCCGGCATTCTCCGGACACAGGCTCCAACGTCCGTTCTCACCCGGCTTGGCCGGATAGGAACTCGGCTGGCCGTCCTCATCGAGGTGAATCATCTCCAGCCAGGGAGACGGATTGTGCCCCTTCGAGAACGGCACGCGGCGGCCGAAGTGCGGCTTCAAGTGCGGCCAGGAGACCTTCCCGGTCAACGGCTCGAACACGATCGGCAGCCGCTCGCCCGGATGAGTCGATTGATACCGCGGATTCGGCACCGTATTCTCAGGCTCGGTCATGGCGCGA
Proteins encoded in this window:
- a CDS encoding multicopper oxidase domain-containing protein, translating into MRSVRSGPRKLSRRRSQAAWKLLLGVMLPSVCVGAFQVASAAPPEVHTAVHNQPAWAEQLKGQTIIEDAQEGHVERTAMMERQHQRIMEKINEQLAHDAEVQRTGGQYNNVNMLHQYGAGNQDLLLMSNSAAEPVSSRGGKCPLSAPVRSYDVSAINVEITLNMWLDFYPGYMYTLTENIDKVRAEEAKNKEARDKDGYDPGGVINGLQNQFIQPLVLRGNQGDCVKVTLRNQLEGDEEVSLNIHGSSMVMSATGQPATTTNPDSIAAKGKVVEMEWYIPPTQQEGSRQFHSYSNDRELTVMGLFGSFVIEPKGSEYLEPLGTGDPQPTKSGWQAIIKNGSGPDFREFVLFYHEVGDEAFRPLNKKGDFIPQRDPLTDVYRPVARALNYRSEPFGVDNMQTQHEYFGFEDESMAYSAYTFGDPATTIPRSYLGDPAKFRLVHGGSEVFHSHHPHGGAIRWPRSPRAIDEMPLWHAAKNGPVKYPVIRTKSDRVDVEVIGPSETMDLETECGSGLCQQLAGDFLFHCHVAHHYIAGMWGYWRVYNTIQQGANHNDVMPDLLELPDRKGRIKVGVTSDELIGKTVDWFGKQFKIVEKGKTDWKADPAIVTIKDWVDMQFPPQGLPGHKKDERDQTRSYDATVLNWNWQGNRAMTEPENTVPNPRYQSTHPGERLPIVFEPLTGKVSWPHLKPHFGRRVPFSKGHNPSPWLEMIHLDEDGQPSSYPAKPGENGRWSLCPENAGSKKYNVHFIHTPMMLADKQGDTPAIMDEGGLIYVLHEEEAAIRKNNDLRFPLVVRSNIYDCVDWMLTSEWDDDDFGNFHASKVNTHWHFLQFDNQSSDGVITGFSNEQSVRPFTMLEKKTDKGLPLPLNTIFTKAGKKGDRVITLKNAAQYHPGIEILIGADNVGGNEVGRIQSIKGNEITLVRPLKHDHPVKDIVTVEFVRQRFWVDSDVGTVFWHDHALGRITWGHGGFGTMIVEPVGSTYHNPKTGAPIRSGPLADIRTAEPVGYGVNGSFRELLVQLNDSVPHTINIVTAGNPPGQPVEVALEAGKTISFPIPDHIKMTPMPFLNGGTHTTGGSLNFRAEPISGRLKANPDPSKLFSSTVHGDPYTPMVRAYLGDTVVFRLLQTMTNESMVWTLSGHTYLTERYAGDANRKNSIHVGIAERYDLVVPQAGGPRLQAGDYIHFNGRSSKFSEGAWGILRVLDKDVADLQKLPAGYSGRNEIPKAPAVCPADAPVKSFNVSAIDFPSMKLNPKAPDSIEVDFERTIQMVNPEAKIYVLDEDVATVASGLQPMPLTLRANVGDCLKVKLSNKMKQGRASFSALGLAFDPKDSLGANVGHNPGEQTVAPGESRVYTYYADPFIGETASLVWDWGNVMTNPRNGLYGGIVIGPKGATYRDPKTGADISTKNSWVADVIVDRTIQGYEHRQNYRDVALFFQDEDNIIGTSFMPYVQNTAGLTAVNYRSEPYKFRESTGCTLGRVFQPCSVDKPESIATPLIEAHAGDPVRIHVFGASNEQNGMFSVEKHEWPIEPFMRGADQISVVEFSASETLDAFIPAAGGSFRLPGDYVWSNQRLPYAQSGQWGLLKVLPTDDQRILPLSQQAPSIKRAGSEAGDPIVSRMSNPIQ
- a CDS encoding HAD family hydrolase; the protein is MADPTVVALFDVDNTLVDNDRITTDLTQHLDEEIGARGERQYWAIFEELRETLGYVDYLGALQRYRQEYPRDPHLLTLSRFLLNYPFAERVFPQAHDVIRQMSQWAQAVILSDGDVVFQPRKIDRSGLFEAVEGHVLVYIHKERELDDVEQRYPADHYVLIDDKLRILTAVKAYWGRRVTTVFPRQGHYANDPEVIRTFPAADLSIDRIGDLLTFDRGSLVAAARART
- a CDS encoding thioredoxin domain-containing protein, translated to MPACSTVFHDVLHTDSTGGRMTPGTNRMVVLTMFSFASWWASVPLNAWPAEPTGDPGTGLALEQIIERYIRTHPEVIEQSLQALENTRAAEEQQRQKAAIATHQQELLNDPDSPISGNRTGDITVVEFFDYRCGYCKRAASALTELQQRDTGIRVVYKDFPILGETSELAAKAALASHRQGKHQAFHEALLAMKDDLTKEHLFRIAQTVGLDVSRLEADINRPEWQTVIDRNRSLAKTLGITGTPAFIVGTELVPGAMDLKMLQSLVAQVRGR
- a CDS encoding twin-arginine translocation signal domain-containing protein, coding for MTPKIPVNRIWSLPLDRRQLLKGLSVAGSLMALGGPGRVVEALAADVPVTGNSSGELPRRALGKTGLQVSVLCFGGAHWGRIPDDGEAIRLVHAAIDAGMNFFDNAWEYNGGRSEELMGKALQGKRQQVALMTKVCSHGRDKKVALQQLDDSLRRLKTDYLDLWQIHEVVYDDDPDRHFAPNGGAEALLEAKRQGKVRFIGFTGHKHPGIHLKMLSRDFPFDTCQMPLNVFDGTYRSFEREVLPVLNQRGIAPLGMKSLTGNAEPIKQGIVRPEEAIRYVLSLPIASLVSGIDSPQVLKQNLDIARRFTPMTVAEMEGLRARVAMFAMDGRYELFKSTNRYDGRIGREQHGIS
- a CDS encoding acetate/propionate family kinase, producing MPQADREVPAVLVANAGSSSVKWALFHVGGSPVRAAAGRIERIGLPDGIVTFTDGETGQDQRRVAQIPNHAAAVQVLIDQLGQSGRGLSLQAIGHRVVHGGSRYTNPEVISKAVREELHRLSPYDPEHLPAELTLIDALDIQYPAIPQVACFDTGFHQHLPPVARLMAIPRRYEKQGIRRYGFHGLSYAYLLEELERVAGREAARGKVILAHLGNGASLAAVREGVSIDTTMGFTPASGLPMSTRSGDLDPGLVSYLAQTEGMTADQFHHMVHAQSGLLGLSELSSDLRDLLAQEGRDTRAAEAVAVFCYQGKKWIGAYAAALGGVDQLVFSGGIGEHSSVVRARMCDGLAFLGIELDQARNEAHDAVISRPGSRVTVRVIQTDEERHIAQSVCRLLALPVNRGTK
- a CDS encoding phosphoketolase — its product is MKETTRANQPLSPEMLQRIHAYWRAANYLSVGQIYLYANPLLKQPLRREHIKPRLLGHWGTTPGLNFIYAHLNRIIKAQDLPVLYVAGPGHGGPGLVANVYLEGTYSEVYPNISQDEAGLQRLFKQFSFPGGIPSHVAPETPGSIHEGGELGYSLAHAYGAAFDHPELLVACVIGDGEAETGPLAGSWHGNKFLNPVRDGAVLPILHLNGYKIAGPTVLARMPPDELESLLIGYGHQPFFVEGDDPETMHQLMASTLDEIVVMIRRIQHDARTKGFTTRPRWPMIVLRSPKGWTGPKEVDGKLTEGTFRSHQVPMAEMDKPGHVELLEGWLKSYKPEELFDDAGRLVPELASLAPAGERRMGAIACANGGSLLRDLHMPDFRQYAVPVVKPGGDIAEATRVQGLFLRDVLKTNTHNFRVFGPDETASNRWGAVFEVTDRCSTEEVLPTDEHVAHDGRVMEILSEHLCQGWLEGYLLTGRHGFMNCYEAFIHIVDSMFNQHAKWLKASREIAWRRPIASLNYLLTSHVWRQDHNGFSHQDPGFIDHVVNKKAEVIRVYLPPDANTLLSVTDHCLRSRNYVNVVIAGKQPAPQWLDMESAILHCTAGIGIWEWASNDRGSEPDVVMACCGDVPTMETLAAVEILRVAQPDLKVRVINVVDLMKLQPASEHPHGMSDKEFDALFTTDKPIMFAFHGYPWLIHRLTYRRTNHHNLHVRGYKEEGTTTTPFDMVVLNDLDRFHLVADVVDRVPQLGARAAYLKQEMRDKRMQHKQYVKLHGTDMPEISTWKWSGKR